Below is a window of Rhizobium jaguaris DNA.
TTCTGCAAAGCACCATAAGAAGGGGCGAAAGAGGCGGCAAGAGGCGATTTGTCTCGTCTCGCAAATTTGACAGGAAACACAAGGCTTATGCACGAGTTGATCCGCACCAATGATCCAGTTCTCCTCTCCTTCGCCGAGAGCCTGATGAAGGACGCCGGGATTCATTGTTTCATCGCGGATCAAGCCATGAGCATTCTCGAAGGCTCGCTCGGCATGCTGCCGCGCCGTTTTCTGGTCGAGGACGAACGTGCCGATCAGGCCCGGCGCATTCTCATCGACGCCGGCCTCGGCGACGAGTTGCGCCCGGTGCGCGGCTGAGGTCCGCTATGGCCGACGACCTTTCCGAAACCATCGATGCCTTCCATCGCGGCGCTTTCCATATCGTCCAGCCGAAGGGCAGGGGCCATCGCTCCGGCATGGACGCCATGTTGCTCGCAGCGCTGGTGGCCGATGATCGCAACATCAGAGTGGCCGACCTCGGCGCCGGCGCGGGGGCGGCCGGCATGGCTGTGGCCTCCCGGCTGGAGCAGGCAACGGTGGTGCTCTTCGAGCGCTCGACGGTAATGGCGGAGTTTGCCCGCAAGAGCCTGGCACTCTCGGAAAATGCCCGCTTCGCCGGCCGTGTCGCTGTTGTCGAAGCCGATGTGACCCTGACCGCGAAGGCCCGCAACAATGCCGGTCTCATCGATGACAGCTTTCATCATGTCATCATGAACCCGCCTTTCAACGATGCCAGCGACCGGTTGACGCCGGATGCGTTAAAAGCGCAAGCGCACGCCATGACCGACGGCCTGTTCGAAAGCTGGGTGCGGACAGCAGGCGCGATCATGATCCCCGGCGGGCAACTGTCGCTAATCGCCCGGCCGCAATCGATCGGCGAGCTCATCGCCGCCTGCGGCCGCCGTTTCGGCGGCATCGAGATCACGCCCATCCATCCACGCGAGGATGAAAATGCCGTTCGCATCCTGGTGACGGCGATCAAAGGCTCACGGGCAAGGCTGGCGCTTCGGGCGCCGCTGATCATGCATGGTGAGGGGACGCACAAATTCTCCGACTTTGTCGATGACCTCAACAATGGCCGCGCCGCTTATTCCCGGAAGTAACGCAAGCAAAATCGGGAAATGCCTCAAAATGCGTCGAAGATCAGCTTGATGTTCAAAACGGCGATGGTGAGAGCGATGATATAGGCAATGGTGCTCAGCCAGCGCGGCGCGACCAGCTCGCCCATCTTGGTCTTGTCCGCGGTGAACATGACCAGCGGGAAGACGGCGAAGGAGAGCTGCAGGCTGAGCACGACCTGGGTCAGGATCAGCAATTCCGCCGTACCCGAATCGCCGAACCAGATGGTGACAATCCCCGCGGGCATGATCGCCAGACCGCGCGTCACAAGGCGGCGCAGCCAGGGTTTTACCTTCAGCCGCAGAAAACCTTCCATGACGATCTGCCCGGCAAGCGTCGCCGTCACCGTCGAGTTGAGGCCGCAACAGAGAAGCGCGATCCCGAACAGCGTCGGCGCGATCGCCAGGCCGAGAAGAGGCGCCAGCAACGATTCCGCCTGGGCGAGCTCCACCACATCGGTATGGCCGTGCGCGTGAAACGCCGCCCCGGCGAGAATGAGGATGGAGGCGTTTATGAGCAGCGCAAAGGTCAGTGCCACGGTCGAATCGATCGTGGCAAAGGTCAGCGCCTCCTTCTTTTCGGTCAGCGTATGACCGAAGGCACGTGTCTGCACGATGCCGGAATGCAGATAGAGATTGTGTGGCATGACTGTCGCGCCAAGGATGCCGAGCGCGAGATAGAGCATGTTCGGATCCCTGACGATCTCGGTCGTCGGGAAAAAGCCCTTGATGACCTCGCCCCAATTGGGATCGGCGAGGAAGACCTGAATGCCGAAACAGAAGGCGATGACGCCGAGCAGGGTGATGATCAGCGCTTCCACCCAGCGAAAGCCCAGGCGCTGCAGGAAAAGGATCAGAAACACGTCGAATGCGGTGACCAGCACCCCGAATTCGAGCGGCAGTCCGAAGACGAGATTGAGGCCGATGGCAGTACCGACGACTTCTGCGATATCCGTCGCGATGATGGCGATTTCCGCCATCGCCCAGAGCGGCACCGAGACGAAGCGCGGAAAGGCATCTCGGCATGCTTGCGCCAGATCGCGGCCGGTGGCGATCGCCAGGCGCGCGCAGAGCGCCTGCAGCACCACGGCCATGATGTTGGACAACAGCGCGACAGTCAGCAGCGCATAGCCGAACCTCGATCCGCCCGCCAGCGAGGTCGCCCAGTTGCCGGGGTCCATATAGCCGACAGCGACGAGATAGCCAGGACCGGCGAAGGCGGCGATGCGGCGCAGTGTTGAGCCGCCTTTGGCGGTTTCGACTGAGCGGTAGACATCGGAAAGAGTGCCCTCTTGCCGGTCGTGACGCCAGCCCGCATCGGGCTTGGGTTTCATAACATCCATGGGGATTCCGCAGGCTTCGATCCTGCGAGAGGTAAGCTGTTTAGAATGACAATGCAATTCATTCGCAACAAGAAAAACCATTCCCGACCACGTTCGCATCGGCTGTGGCTTTCCTGCAATGCGCAATAGGGGAGAGAAATAGGCGATAACGAATTTGCCCGATATCAGACGAACAGGCTTCCATTCCGTTGAAGGAAAGATTGTCGGAACGTTTTTTCATATTGAACGTTATTTCTGGTCATTCTGTCCGAATTCTCACCCGAGAGCCGAAATGCGGGTGAG
It encodes the following:
- a CDS encoding DUF2007 domain-containing protein; amino-acid sequence: MHELIRTNDPVLLSFAESLMKDAGIHCFIADQAMSILEGSLGMLPRRFLVEDERADQARRILIDAGLGDELRPVRG
- a CDS encoding Nramp family divalent metal transporter, yielding MDVMKPKPDAGWRHDRQEGTLSDVYRSVETAKGGSTLRRIAAFAGPGYLVAVGYMDPGNWATSLAGGSRFGYALLTVALLSNIMAVVLQALCARLAIATGRDLAQACRDAFPRFVSVPLWAMAEIAIIATDIAEVVGTAIGLNLVFGLPLEFGVLVTAFDVFLILFLQRLGFRWVEALIITLLGVIAFCFGIQVFLADPNWGEVIKGFFPTTEIVRDPNMLYLALGILGATVMPHNLYLHSGIVQTRAFGHTLTEKKEALTFATIDSTVALTFALLINASILILAGAAFHAHGHTDVVELAQAESLLAPLLGLAIAPTLFGIALLCCGLNSTVTATLAGQIVMEGFLRLKVKPWLRRLVTRGLAIMPAGIVTIWFGDSGTAELLILTQVVLSLQLSFAVFPLVMFTADKTKMGELVAPRWLSTIAYIIALTIAVLNIKLIFDAF
- a CDS encoding tRNA1(Val) (adenine(37)-N6)-methyltransferase; translated protein: MADDLSETIDAFHRGAFHIVQPKGRGHRSGMDAMLLAALVADDRNIRVADLGAGAGAAGMAVASRLEQATVVLFERSTVMAEFARKSLALSENARFAGRVAVVEADVTLTAKARNNAGLIDDSFHHVIMNPPFNDASDRLTPDALKAQAHAMTDGLFESWVRTAGAIMIPGGQLSLIARPQSIGELIAACGRRFGGIEITPIHPREDENAVRILVTAIKGSRARLALRAPLIMHGEGTHKFSDFVDDLNNGRAAYSRK